A single region of the Melopsittacus undulatus isolate bMelUnd1 chromosome 10, bMelUnd1.mat.Z, whole genome shotgun sequence genome encodes:
- the LOC101873786 gene encoding thyrotropin-releasing hormone receptor-like, with protein MENGSASPGAALSGSGNETLGRMPRQPLELQVVTILLVLIICGVGIAGNVMVVLVVLCTKDMVTPTNCYLVSLAVADLIVLLAAGLPNVSEVVASWVYGYAGCLCITYLQYLGINISAWSITAFTVERYIAICHAIKAQLLCTVSRAKRIISSLWLFTSVYCLMWFFLVDTTQVTFSDGAQVSCGYRVSRSLYMPIYFLDFAVFYIIPLGLAVVLYGLIARILFMNPLPTSLQHSCPGSMHQGSSLKLSCQGNRGALSSRKQVTKMLAVVVVLFALLWMPYRTLVVVNSFMDPPYLNIWLLLFCRMCIYLNSAINPIIYSLMSQKFRAAFRKLCKCEAKSAENPVSYHNPVYYSVTKDHFHDSSDHNTEQEDLSILPVPAKKNKPDK; from the exons ATGGAGAACGGCTCAGCCAGCCCGGGAGCCGCACTGAGCGGCAGCGGCAATGAGACACTGGGCAGGATGCCCCGGCAGCCCCTAGAGCTGCAGGTGGTCACCATCCTGCTGGTGCTGATCATCTGCGGGGTGGGCATTGCGGGCAACGtgatggtggtgctggtggtgctgtgcACCAAGGACATGGTGACCCCCACCAACTGCTACCTGGTGAGCCTGGCGGTGGCCGACCTCATCGTGCTGCTGGCGGCTGGGCTGCCCAACGTTTCGGAAGTGGTGGCGTCTTGGGTGTACGGCTACGCTGGCTGCCTCTGCATCACCTATTTGCAGTACTTGGGCATCAACATCTCTGCCTGGTCCATCACTGCCTTCACTGTGGAGCGTTACATCGCAATCTGCCATGCTATCAAAGCACAGCTCCTGTGCACTGTGTCCCGCGCCAAGCGCATCATCTCCTCGCTGTGGCTCTTCACCTCCGTCTATTGCCTCATGTGGTTCTTCCTGGTGGACACAACCCAAGTCACCTTCTCAGATGGGGCACAGGTCAGCTGTGGCTATCGGGTCTCCAGGAGCCTTTACATGCCCATTTACTTCTTGGATTTTGCTGTCTTCTACATCATCCCACTGGGGTTGGCAGTTGTCCTCTATGGCCTCATTGCCCGCATCCTTTTCATGAACCCCCTGCCCACCAGCCTGCAACACTCCTGCCCTGGCTCCATGCACCAGGGCAGCTCCCTCAAGCTCTCCTGCCAGGGCAACAGGGGGGCTCTGAGCTCCCGCAAGCAG GTGACCAAGATGCTGGCTGTTGTGGTGGTCCTCTTTGCCCTTCTGTGGATGCCTTATCGCACACTAGTGGTGGTGAACTCCTTCATGGACCCTCCGTACCTGAACATCTGGTTACTTCTCTTCTGCCGCATGTGCATCTACCTCAACAGTGCCATCAACCCCATCATCTACAGTCTCATGTCACAGAAGTTCAGGGCTGCCTTTAGGAAGCTGTGCAAGTGTGAAGCAAAGAGTGCTGAGAACCCTGTGTCATACCACAACCCCGTGTACTACAGTGTTACGAAGGACCATTTCCATGATAGCTCCGATCACAACACTGAACAAGAAGATCTGAGCATTCTCCCTGTACCTGCAAAGAAGAACAAGCCTGACAAATAA